One genomic segment of Amycolatopsis granulosa includes these proteins:
- the acs gene encoding acetate--CoA ligase yields the protein MTEQSPALDNLLTENRTFPPTEEFAAQANAKADWYEKADADREAFWAEQAERLHWDTKWSQVLDWSDAPVAKWFVGGKLNVAYNCVDRHVEAGHGDQVAIHWIGEPGDTRDITYAQLKDEVSKAANALISLGVGSGDRVAIQLPMIPEAIVAMLACARLGALHSVVFGGFSPAALRSRVDDAEAKVVITSDGQYRRGKAAPMKTNVDEALDGAPSIEKVIVVRRTGDDVPMREGRDLWWHELVDGQSAEHTPEAFDSEHPLFILYTSGTTGKPKGILHTSGGYLTQTAYTHHVVFDHKPGKDIYWCTADIGWVTGHSYIVYGPLANRATQVVYEGTPNTPHEGRHWEIIQNNKVSIYYTAPTLIRTFMKWGENIPAEYDLSSLRVLGSVGEPINPEAWMWYRDNIGAGKTPVVDTWWQTETGSIMISPLPGVTAAKPGSAQRPLPGISAKVVDDSGTEVGKGGGGYLVLDKPWPSMLRGIWGDEERYRDTYWSRFADQGYYFAGDGAKYDNDGDIWLLGRVDDVMNVSGHRISTTEVESALVSHPTVAEAAVVGATDPTTGQGIVAFVILRGSAAEGGEEAVQELRNHVAKEIGPIAKPRQIMVVPELPKTRSGKIMRRLLRDVAENRQIGDVTTLADSSVMELISSGLKSGKSED from the coding sequence ATGACAGAGCAGTCCCCCGCGCTGGACAACCTGCTCACCGAGAACCGGACGTTCCCGCCCACCGAAGAGTTCGCGGCGCAGGCCAACGCGAAGGCCGATTGGTACGAGAAGGCGGACGCCGACCGGGAAGCGTTCTGGGCCGAGCAGGCGGAGCGGTTGCACTGGGACACGAAGTGGTCGCAGGTGCTGGACTGGTCGGACGCCCCGGTCGCGAAGTGGTTCGTCGGCGGCAAGCTGAACGTCGCCTACAACTGCGTGGACCGGCACGTGGAGGCCGGGCACGGGGACCAGGTCGCGATCCACTGGATCGGTGAGCCCGGCGACACCCGCGACATCACCTACGCCCAGCTCAAGGACGAGGTGTCCAAGGCCGCCAACGCCCTGATCTCGCTGGGCGTCGGCTCGGGTGACCGGGTGGCGATCCAGCTGCCGATGATCCCCGAAGCGATCGTGGCGATGCTGGCGTGCGCCCGGCTGGGCGCGCTGCACTCCGTCGTGTTCGGCGGCTTCTCCCCCGCCGCGCTGCGGTCCCGGGTCGACGACGCCGAGGCCAAGGTCGTGATCACCTCAGACGGCCAGTACCGCCGCGGCAAGGCCGCCCCGATGAAGACGAACGTCGACGAGGCCCTCGACGGCGCCCCGTCCATCGAGAAGGTCATCGTCGTGCGCCGCACCGGTGACGACGTCCCCATGCGCGAGGGCCGCGACCTGTGGTGGCACGAGCTGGTCGACGGCCAGTCGGCCGAGCACACCCCCGAGGCGTTCGACTCCGAGCACCCGCTGTTCATCCTCTACACGAGCGGCACCACCGGGAAACCCAAGGGCATCCTGCACACCTCCGGCGGGTACCTCACGCAGACCGCCTACACCCACCACGTCGTCTTCGACCACAAGCCGGGCAAGGACATCTACTGGTGCACCGCCGACATCGGCTGGGTCACCGGGCACTCCTACATCGTCTACGGGCCGCTGGCGAACCGCGCCACCCAGGTCGTCTACGAGGGGACGCCGAACACCCCGCACGAGGGCAGGCACTGGGAGATCATCCAGAACAACAAGGTCTCCATCTACTACACCGCCCCCACGCTGATCCGCACGTTCATGAAGTGGGGCGAGAACATCCCCGCCGAGTACGACCTGTCCAGCTTGCGTGTTCTGGGCAGCGTGGGTGAGCCGATCAACCCCGAGGCGTGGATGTGGTACCGCGACAACATCGGTGCCGGCAAGACACCGGTGGTGGACACCTGGTGGCAGACGGAGACCGGTTCGATCATGATCTCGCCGCTGCCGGGCGTCACCGCGGCCAAGCCCGGGTCGGCCCAGCGCCCGCTGCCCGGCATCTCGGCGAAGGTGGTCGACGACAGCGGCACCGAGGTCGGCAAGGGCGGCGGCGGTTACCTGGTGCTGGACAAGCCGTGGCCGTCGATGCTGCGTGGCATCTGGGGCGACGAGGAACGCTACCGCGACACCTACTGGTCCCGCTTCGCCGACCAGGGTTACTACTTCGCCGGTGACGGCGCCAAGTACGACAACGACGGCGACATCTGGCTGCTGGGCCGGGTCGACGACGTGATGAACGTGTCGGGCCACCGCATCTCCACCACGGAGGTGGAGTCCGCGCTGGTCTCGCACCCGACCGTGGCCGAGGCCGCGGTGGTTGGCGCGACCGACCCGACGACCGGACAGGGCATCGTGGCGTTCGTGATCCTGCGCGGCTCTGCCGCCGAGGGCGGCGAGGAGGCCGTGCAGGAGCTGCGCAACCACGTCGCCAAGGAGATCGGCCCGATCGCCAAGCCGCGCCAGATCATGGTCGTGCCCGAACTACCGAAGACCCGCTCGGGCAAGATCATGCGCCGCCTCCTCCGTGACGTCGCGGAGAACCGTCAGATCGGCGACGTCACCACCCTCGCCGACTCCAGCGTCATGGAACTGATCTCCAGTGGCCTGAAGTCGGGCAAGTCGGAGGACTGA
- a CDS encoding phosphoribosyltransferase family protein gives MAEREELTWQLFGSASRELAQQVADSGYEPDVILSIARGGLFVAGALGYALDVKNLHVMNVEFYTGVGERLELPVMLPPVPNAVDLTGAKVLVADDVADTGSTLKLVRDFCASHVADVRCAVVYEKPWSEVKCEYVWRRTDRWINFAWSTEPPVIRREGQVLDA, from the coding sequence GTGGCTGAGCGGGAAGAGCTCACCTGGCAGTTGTTCGGTTCGGCCAGCCGGGAGCTCGCCCAGCAGGTCGCGGACAGCGGCTACGAGCCGGACGTGATCCTGTCCATCGCCCGAGGCGGGCTGTTCGTCGCGGGTGCGCTCGGCTACGCGCTGGACGTGAAGAACCTGCACGTCATGAACGTGGAGTTCTACACCGGCGTCGGCGAGCGGCTGGAGCTGCCGGTGATGCTGCCCCCGGTCCCCAACGCGGTCGACCTGACCGGCGCGAAGGTCCTGGTGGCCGACGACGTCGCGGACACCGGTTCGACGCTGAAGCTGGTGCGGGACTTCTGCGCCAGCCACGTCGCCGACGTCCGCTGCGCGGTCGTGTACGAAAAGCCGTGGTCCGAGGTCAAGTGCGAGTACGTGTGGCGCCGGACCGACCGGTGGATCAACTTCGCCTGGTCGACGGAACCGCCGGTCATCCGTCGGGAGGGCCAGGTGCTGGACGCATGA
- a CDS encoding oxidoreductase, with amino-acid sequence MSDPLAPLLELDGVAEAAKKAQDAVFAVHRLPANLRGGSATAAEASVRAARASAALDGADPEIPADAEVTDPVLAGALRVAEASESLLPTWRRAPRQALARMHVLAAADLVADQDTLGRPGPAAGARLDLLTQLVTGATAVPGPVLTAVVHGELLALKPFGTADGVLARAAARLTMTAVGVDPKGLGVPEVAFLRRASRYQEAAAAFATGTPDGVRDWLLFSCAALEAGAREAKSIADAAG; translated from the coding sequence ATGAGTGACCCACTGGCGCCGCTCCTCGAACTGGACGGCGTGGCCGAAGCGGCGAAGAAGGCGCAGGACGCGGTCTTCGCCGTCCACCGGCTCCCGGCGAACCTGCGCGGCGGCTCCGCCACCGCCGCCGAAGCATCGGTGCGCGCGGCCCGGGCATCGGCCGCGCTGGACGGCGCCGACCCGGAAATCCCGGCCGACGCCGAGGTCACCGACCCGGTCCTGGCCGGGGCCCTGCGGGTCGCGGAAGCGAGCGAGTCGCTGCTCCCCACCTGGCGCCGCGCTCCCCGGCAGGCGCTGGCGCGGATGCACGTCCTGGCGGCCGCGGACCTCGTCGCCGACCAGGACACGCTGGGCCGTCCGGGTCCGGCGGCCGGTGCCCGCCTCGACCTGCTGACGCAGCTGGTCACCGGCGCGACAGCGGTGCCGGGCCCGGTGCTGACCGCCGTCGTGCACGGCGAGCTGCTGGCCCTGAAACCGTTCGGCACCGCCGACGGTGTCCTGGCGCGCGCGGCCGCTCGGCTGACCATGACCGCGGTCGGCGTCGACCCGAAGGGTCTGGGCGTTCCCGAGGTGGCCTTCCTCCGCCGGGCATCGCGTTACCAGGAAGCCGCGGCGGCCTTCGCCACCGGAACCCCGGACGGGGTGCGTGACTGGCTGCTCTTCAGCTGCGCAGCACTCGAAGCGGGTGCGCGGGAGGCCAAGAGCATCGCCGACGCCGCCGGGTGA
- a CDS encoding N-acetylmuramic acid 6-phosphate etherase produces MVTVPSQVVHVDSPTEQRNPRTTEIDRMPTLDILTLINDEDRRVPDAVAKVLPELADAVDHAVAALRTGHRVHYVGAGTSGRLATLDAAELVPTYNVPADWFVAHHAGGDRALREAVENAEDDAAAGGAEMSDSVRAGDFVLGLTASGRTPFVLGALQEAGRLGAKTGLVSGNPRSARPAGVDVFIAVDTGPEVIAGSTRMKAGSAQKILLTAFSTATMIKLGRTYSNLMVSLRATNAKLRGRTLRILTEATGADEQEAAGALAEAGGDLKVALVHLLSGVDSTTAAEMLAANGGHVREALLACATS; encoded by the coding sequence CGAGCAGCGCAATCCCCGCACCACGGAGATCGACCGGATGCCGACGCTGGACATCCTGACCCTGATCAACGACGAGGATCGCCGGGTCCCCGACGCGGTCGCCAAGGTGCTGCCGGAACTGGCGGACGCGGTGGACCACGCGGTGGCGGCGCTGCGCACCGGCCATCGGGTGCACTACGTCGGGGCGGGCACCTCCGGTCGCCTCGCCACGCTGGATGCCGCCGAGCTCGTCCCGACGTACAACGTGCCGGCGGACTGGTTCGTCGCGCACCACGCGGGCGGTGACCGGGCGTTGCGCGAAGCGGTCGAGAACGCCGAGGACGACGCGGCGGCCGGTGGCGCGGAGATGTCGGATTCGGTGCGGGCGGGCGATTTCGTGCTGGGACTGACCGCCTCCGGGCGCACACCGTTCGTTCTCGGTGCGCTGCAGGAGGCCGGGCGGCTCGGCGCGAAAACCGGTCTGGTGTCGGGCAACCCGCGGTCGGCGCGGCCGGCCGGGGTCGACGTGTTCATCGCCGTGGACACCGGACCGGAGGTCATCGCGGGGTCGACGCGGATGAAGGCGGGCTCGGCGCAGAAGATCCTGCTGACCGCGTTCTCCACGGCGACGATGATCAAGCTGGGCCGGACCTACTCGAACCTGATGGTGAGCCTGCGGGCGACGAACGCGAAGCTGCGCGGCCGCACACTGCGGATCCTCACCGAGGCGACCGGTGCGGACGAGCAGGAGGCCGCCGGGGCGCTCGCGGAGGCCGGCGGTGACCTGAAGGTCGCGCTGGTGCACCTGCTGTCCGGAGTGGACTCCACGACGGCCGCCGAGATGCTGGCCGCGAACGGTGGGCACGTGCGGGAGGCACTGCTCGCCTGCGCGACGAGCTGA